A genome region from Streptomyces sp. NBC_01296 includes the following:
- a CDS encoding DUF4184 family protein, translating to MPFTLSHAAAVLPAVRRAGRARGPLVASALVLGSFAPDTFYFADAVVGGVMQYGGFTHSLPGVFTADAVLTAALAACWLLLREPLIALLPRRRQGRMHAFVRGEDWQGGRRLPSLALWFYLSAVVGSLTHVVWDSFTHLDRWGTNALPLLGEPIAFGLPLYTYLQYGSSAVAACALLWFTVTALRRLPDRAAPASVPVFGRAQMLGASALVAACVAAGVTMRVIRFFTFYDRIKSPLDIIPTVCFGAGGGLAVGLLLYGALVRLLQRREPSRTDEDARTPVPTA from the coding sequence ATGCCGTTCACCCTCAGCCACGCGGCCGCCGTGCTGCCCGCCGTCCGCCGGGCCGGGCGCGCCCGTGGGCCGCTGGTCGCTTCGGCGCTCGTCCTGGGCTCGTTCGCGCCGGACACGTTCTACTTCGCGGACGCGGTCGTCGGGGGCGTCATGCAGTACGGCGGGTTCACCCACTCGCTGCCCGGGGTGTTCACCGCGGACGCCGTGCTGACCGCCGCGCTCGCGGCGTGCTGGCTCCTGCTGCGCGAACCGCTGATCGCCCTCCTGCCGCGCCGCCGGCAGGGCCGGATGCACGCCTTCGTGCGGGGTGAGGACTGGCAGGGCGGCCGCCGGCTGCCTTCCCTCGCGCTCTGGTTCTACCTCTCGGCGGTCGTCGGCTCGCTCACGCACGTGGTGTGGGACAGCTTCACGCACCTGGACCGGTGGGGGACGAACGCCCTGCCCCTCCTCGGCGAGCCGATCGCCTTCGGGCTGCCCCTCTACACGTACCTGCAGTACGGGTCTTCGGCAGTCGCGGCCTGCGCCCTGCTCTGGTTCACGGTGACCGCCCTGCGCCGGCTGCCCGACCGCGCCGCCCCCGCGTCCGTGCCGGTGTTCGGCCGGGCGCAGATGCTCGGCGCGTCCGCCCTGGTCGCGGCGTGCGTCGCGGCCGGGGTGACGATGCGGGTGATCCGCTTCTTCACCTTCTACGACCGGATCAAGAGCCCGCTCGACATCATCCCGACCGTCTGCTTCGGCGCGGGCGGCGGCCTCGCCGTGGGCCTGCTGCTGTACGGGGCCCTCGTACGGCTCCTGCAGCGGCGCGAGCCGTCCCGTACGGACGAGGACGCGCGAACGCCCGTCCCCACCGCGTAG
- a CDS encoding lytic transglycosylase domain-containing protein, producing the protein MTQWFTAGFGRGLRRGGAAALACAAVVATVTASQAPPGERMSAAGEEGAQSAQPSQPSQAAGSGGDSAYFPELPPPAASEPSAAPQPQDVPAGTPVRNEPVAMGGGEGAQGIPATVLAAYRLAEKKVGESDPGCGLRWQLLAAIGKVESGQAGGGRVDAAGTTLRPILGPVLDGNGFANIRDTDGGAYDGDAAYDRAVGPMQFIPSTWAAWGQDADGDGRRNPNNVYDASLAAARYLCAGTRDLRLPADLDRAVLSYNQSAEYLRTVKSWFTYYLKGTHEVPDGTSPQPPTPKPKPTPSPTPTPSPTPTPSPTPTPSPTPTPSPTPTPTPTPSPTPTPSPTPTPKPTPTPKPTPTPTPTPTPSPTVTATPSPKPSPTASARPSPSPSAKPTPSAGPSRTP; encoded by the coding sequence TTGACGCAATGGTTCACGGCCGGGTTCGGACGCGGGCTGCGCAGGGGCGGGGCCGCCGCCCTGGCCTGTGCGGCCGTGGTCGCCACGGTGACCGCCTCCCAGGCCCCGCCCGGCGAGCGGATGTCCGCTGCCGGCGAGGAGGGTGCGCAGAGCGCGCAGCCGTCGCAGCCGTCGCAGGCGGCCGGATCCGGCGGGGACTCCGCCTACTTCCCCGAACTCCCGCCCCCGGCCGCCTCCGAGCCCTCGGCCGCCCCGCAGCCGCAAGACGTCCCGGCCGGGACGCCGGTGCGCAACGAGCCCGTGGCGATGGGCGGTGGGGAGGGCGCGCAGGGAATACCGGCGACCGTCCTGGCGGCGTACCGGCTGGCGGAGAAGAAGGTGGGCGAGAGCGACCCCGGATGCGGGCTGCGCTGGCAGCTGCTCGCGGCCATCGGCAAGGTCGAGTCCGGGCAGGCGGGCGGCGGCCGCGTGGACGCCGCCGGCACCACGCTCCGGCCGATCCTGGGCCCCGTGCTCGACGGCAACGGCTTCGCGAACATCCGCGACACGGACGGCGGGGCGTACGACGGGGACGCCGCGTACGACCGGGCGGTCGGCCCGATGCAGTTCATCCCGTCCACGTGGGCGGCGTGGGGCCAGGACGCGGACGGGGACGGCCGCCGCAACCCGAACAACGTCTACGACGCGTCCCTCGCGGCCGCCCGCTACCTCTGCGCAGGCACCCGGGACCTCCGGCTCCCCGCCGACCTGGACCGCGCGGTGCTCTCGTACAACCAGTCCGCGGAGTACCTCCGCACGGTGAAATCGTGGTTCACGTACTACCTCAAGGGAACGCACGAGGTCCCGGACGGCACCAGCCCCCAGCCCCCCACCCCGAAGCCGAAGCCGACGCCGAGCCCGACCCCCACGCCGAGCCCGACCCCCACGCCGAGCCCGACCCCCACGCCGAGCCCGACGCCGACGCCGAGCCCGACGCCCACGCCCACCCCGACGCCGAGCCCGACGCCCACGCCGAGTCCGACCCCCACTCCGAAGCCCACGCCCACCCCGAAGCCGACCCCCACTCCCACCCCCACCCCGACACCCAGTCCGACGGTGACCGCGACCCCGTCGCCGAAGCCCAGCCCCACCGCGAGCGCCCGGCCGAGCCCGAGCCCGAGCGCCAAGCCGACCCCGAGCGCCGGCCCGTCCCGCACCCCGTAG
- a CDS encoding SPW_0924 family protein translates to MRAFVAAAIGLAAALALVFAITAFGVPEGKTSPKPLLTTAPAAPGK, encoded by the coding sequence ATGCGCGCATTCGTCGCCGCCGCCATCGGGCTGGCCGCCGCGCTGGCCCTCGTGTTCGCCATCACGGCGTTCGGGGTGCCGGAAGGCAAGACCTCGCCCAAGCCGCTGCTCACCACCGCGCCCGCCGCGCCCGGAAAGTAA
- a CDS encoding DUF3068 domain-containing protein, giving the protein MRRRASLVLLALAVFCAALAPLLRWYAYPRLAKIPPNQYQEMVLEAKDATLLDYTAGMQPKKVDKVTIVQTLKGNVEASKEIEASAGKDVVVWDTLSYIMGPDGKMVSQIPERYIFDAHTQDPVHATGEAVDGDPVKREGIEFKWPFFTEPRDYLYFDAQTRTASPIHYVGPRTYRGMDVYYYEQTVPWTKVSLPKKMPIEGIDPATFEQSTGTSLWYKVKAMFWVDPVTGAPVNAEQIIEQEMRGGIAAGAPDGRLTVFAGDVKMREDYADYTVDLVKSNRTKVLALHSYAPIGLAAGALVLLGLALWLEARGRRGDPEDGDGEGLPTRLTAVA; this is encoded by the coding sequence ATGCGACGCAGAGCGAGCCTCGTCCTGCTTGCCCTGGCGGTGTTCTGCGCAGCCCTCGCACCGCTGCTGCGCTGGTACGCGTACCCCCGGCTCGCCAAGATCCCGCCGAACCAGTACCAGGAGATGGTCCTGGAGGCGAAGGACGCGACCCTCCTCGACTACACCGCCGGCATGCAGCCGAAGAAGGTCGACAAGGTCACCATCGTCCAGACCCTCAAGGGCAACGTCGAGGCCTCGAAGGAGATCGAGGCGAGCGCCGGCAAGGACGTCGTCGTCTGGGACACGCTGTCGTACATCATGGGCCCGGACGGGAAGATGGTCTCCCAGATCCCCGAGCGCTACATCTTCGACGCCCACACCCAGGACCCGGTGCACGCCACCGGCGAGGCGGTGGACGGGGACCCGGTCAAGCGCGAGGGCATCGAGTTCAAGTGGCCGTTCTTCACCGAGCCGCGCGACTACCTCTACTTCGACGCGCAGACCCGTACCGCCTCGCCCATCCACTACGTCGGCCCGCGCACGTACCGCGGGATGGACGTCTACTACTACGAGCAGACCGTCCCGTGGACGAAGGTCTCGCTCCCGAAGAAGATGCCGATCGAGGGCATCGACCCGGCGACGTTCGAGCAGAGCACCGGCACCAGCCTCTGGTACAAGGTCAAGGCCATGTTCTGGGTCGACCCGGTCACCGGGGCGCCCGTCAACGCCGAGCAGATCATCGAGCAGGAGATGCGCGGCGGCATCGCGGCCGGCGCGCCCGACGGCAGGCTCACCGTCTTCGCCGGAGACGTCAAGATGCGCGAGGACTACGCCGACTACACCGTCGACCTGGTCAAGTCCAACCGTACGAAGGTCCTCGCACTGCACAGCTACGCCCCGATCGGCCTGGCGGCCGGCGCCCTCGTACTGCTCGGGCTGGCGCTGTGGCTGGAGGCCCGCGGCCGCCGCGGCGACCCGGAGGACGGGGACGGGGAGGGGCTCCCCACCCGGCTCACTGCTGTCGCTTGA
- the hrpB gene encoding ATP-dependent helicase HrpB encodes MIRTADLDALPVREAVPALVSALDAHGTAVLCAPPGTGKTTLVPLVLAGLVGGGPRRRVVVAEPRRIAARAAARRMAWLLGEAVGGSVGFTVRGERVVGPGTVVEVVTTGVLLQRLQRDQELSGVDVVILDECHERHLDADTVAAFLLDVRETLRPELRLVAASATTDAAGWARALGHGRPGGAPVVEAAGISHPVETVWAPPPRPVRPPHGMRVDPAQLAHVASVVRRALAERSGDVLCFLPGVGEIARVAGQLGGVDAEVLQIHGRAPAAVQDAVLCVAQHRRVILSTAVAESSLTVPGVRVVVDSGLAREPRVDHARGLGALATVRASRAAGRQRAGRAGREAPGAVYRCWAQAEDGRLPAFPSPEIRIADLAQFALQAACWGDPDATGLALLDPPPAGAMAAAREVLVAVGAVSPAGRVTPRGQRMARLGLHPRLARALLDGSAALGARRAAELVALLSEEPPREYGDDLAAAWRRARAGGDAYAARWRAEARRLERAAASGDPAGTAPPNPRGSNAGSGQGPVAGRGSMGEEVLPDAAAGLVAALAFPERVAKAKGRAAFLMAGGTGAELPDGSPLRSAPWLAVAVADRPPHSASARIRLAAVIDEDTARAAARHLLASGEEVRWEDGDLVARATQRLGAVELAVRPLKNPDPDLVRAALLDGLRSEGLGLLRWSADAHALRARLGFLHRTLGGGWPDVQDDGALLDRADDWLEPELSRARRRADLGRIDAGQALNRLLPWATGEAARLDELAPERIEVPSGSRIRVDYCAEEGQGHGQPVLAVKLQEMFGLAETPKVAGVPVLVHLLSPAGRPAAVTADLASFWQGGYRAVRAELRGRYPKHPWPEDPATAEPTRYTNARLKRQQ; translated from the coding sequence GTGATCCGTACCGCCGACCTCGACGCCCTTCCCGTACGGGAGGCCGTGCCCGCGCTGGTCTCCGCGCTGGACGCCCACGGCACGGCGGTGCTCTGCGCCCCGCCCGGCACCGGCAAGACCACGCTGGTGCCGCTGGTCCTGGCCGGGCTGGTCGGCGGCGGCCCCCGGCGCCGGGTCGTCGTCGCCGAGCCCCGGCGGATCGCCGCCCGGGCGGCGGCGCGGCGGATGGCCTGGCTCCTGGGCGAGGCGGTCGGCGGCTCGGTGGGCTTCACGGTGCGCGGGGAGCGGGTCGTGGGGCCGGGGACGGTGGTCGAGGTCGTGACCACCGGGGTACTGCTCCAGCGCCTCCAGCGCGACCAGGAGCTGTCCGGGGTCGACGTGGTGATCCTGGACGAGTGCCACGAACGGCACCTCGACGCCGACACGGTCGCCGCGTTCCTCCTGGACGTACGGGAAACCCTGCGCCCGGAGCTGCGGCTCGTGGCGGCCTCGGCGACGACCGACGCGGCCGGCTGGGCCCGCGCACTCGGTCACGGCCGTCCGGGCGGCGCGCCGGTGGTGGAGGCCGCGGGGATCTCCCACCCGGTGGAGACGGTCTGGGCCCCGCCGCCGCGGCCGGTGCGGCCCCCGCACGGGATGCGGGTGGACCCGGCGCAGCTGGCGCACGTGGCCTCGGTGGTGCGGCGGGCGCTGGCGGAGCGCAGCGGCGACGTGCTGTGCTTCCTGCCCGGCGTCGGCGAGATCGCCCGGGTCGCGGGGCAGCTGGGCGGGGTGGATGCAGAGGTGCTCCAGATACACGGCCGGGCCCCGGCGGCGGTCCAGGACGCGGTGCTCTGCGTCGCACAGCACCGCAGGGTGATCCTTTCCACCGCCGTGGCGGAGTCGAGCCTGACCGTGCCGGGCGTACGGGTGGTCGTGGACTCGGGGCTGGCCCGCGAGCCCCGGGTGGACCACGCCCGGGGGCTGGGCGCGCTGGCGACCGTACGAGCGTCCCGGGCGGCCGGACGCCAGCGGGCGGGCCGGGCGGGGCGCGAGGCGCCGGGGGCGGTGTACCGCTGCTGGGCGCAGGCGGAGGACGGCCGCCTGCCGGCGTTCCCGTCCCCCGAGATCCGGATCGCGGACCTGGCGCAGTTCGCACTGCAGGCCGCGTGCTGGGGCGACCCGGACGCCACGGGCCTGGCGCTGCTGGACCCGCCGCCGGCCGGGGCGATGGCCGCGGCGCGCGAGGTGCTGGTGGCGGTGGGCGCGGTGTCCCCGGCCGGCCGGGTCACCCCGCGCGGGCAGCGGATGGCCCGCCTCGGCCTGCACCCGCGCCTGGCCCGGGCCCTGCTGGACGGCTCCGCCGCGCTGGGGGCCCGCCGGGCGGCGGAGCTGGTCGCCCTGCTGAGCGAGGAGCCGCCGCGGGAGTACGGGGACGACCTGGCCGCCGCCTGGCGCCGGGCCCGCGCCGGCGGCGACGCGTACGCCGCGCGCTGGCGGGCGGAGGCCCGGCGCCTGGAGCGCGCCGCAGCCTCCGGGGACCCTGCGGGGACTGCGCCCCCGAACCCCCGCGGCTCGAACGCCGGGTCCGGGCAGGGTCCGGTTGCGGGAAGGGGCTCGATGGGGGAAGAGGTGCTCCCCGACGCCGCCGCCGGGCTCGTCGCAGCCCTGGCCTTCCCCGAACGCGTCGCGAAGGCCAAGGGCCGGGCGGCCTTCCTCATGGCCGGCGGGACCGGAGCCGAACTCCCCGACGGATCGCCGCTGCGCAGCGCGCCCTGGCTGGCCGTCGCCGTCGCCGACAGGCCCCCGCATTCCGCGTCCGCCCGCATCCGGCTGGCCGCCGTCATCGACGAGGACACCGCCCGCGCCGCGGCCCGGCACCTGCTCGCCTCCGGCGAGGAGGTCCGCTGGGAGGACGGCGACCTCGTCGCCCGCGCCACGCAACGGCTCGGGGCCGTCGAGCTCGCCGTGCGCCCGCTCAAGAACCCCGACCCGGACCTGGTCAGGGCGGCCCTCCTCGACGGCCTGCGCAGTGAAGGCCTCGGCCTGCTGCGCTGGTCCGCGGACGCGCACGCGCTCCGGGCCCGGCTCGGCTTCCTGCACCGCACCCTCGGCGGCGGCTGGCCCGACGTCCAGGACGACGGCGCCCTGCTGGACCGCGCCGACGACTGGCTCGAGCCCGAGCTGTCCCGGGCCCGGCGCCGCGCCGATCTCGGGCGGATCGACGCCGGGCAGGCCCTGAACCGACTGCTGCCCTGGGCCACCGGCGAGGCCGCCCGCCTCGACGAGCTGGCCCCGGAGCGGATCGAGGTGCCCAGCGGCTCCCGGATCCGGGTGGACTACTGCGCCGAGGAAGGGCAGGGGCACGGGCAGCCCGTCCTCGCCGTGAAGCTGCAGGAGATGTTCGGGCTGGCCGAGACCCCGAAGGTGGCCGGGGTGCCCGTGCTGGTCCACCTGCTGTCCCCGGCCGGGCGGCCGGCGGCCGTGACCGCCGACCTGGCCTCGTTCTGGCAGGGCGGCTACCGCGCCGTGCGCGCCGAGCTCCGCGGCCGCTACCCCAAGCACCCCTGGCCGGAGGACCCGGCCACCGCCGAACCGACCCGGTACACCAACGCCCGGCTCAAGCGACAGCAGTGA
- a CDS encoding class I SAM-dependent methyltransferase: MNQEDYAPEEAYEADGGASEDAEATRRDADDAESSRASRGWWDRNADEYQNEHGAFLGDDRFVWGPEGLDEEQAALLGPAESLKGKAVLEIGAGAAQCSRWLAARGARPVALDLSHRQLQHALRIGDDVPLVEADAGRLPFRDGSFDLACSAYGAVPFVADPVNVMREVHRVLRPGGRWVFSVTHPIRWAFPDEPGPEGLTVAASYFDRTPYVEQDEQGRAVYVEHHRTIGDRVRDVVAGGFRLLDLVEPQWPAWNTQEWGGWSPLRGNLIPGTAIFVCERSEMGAPPAEGRRSN; encoded by the coding sequence ATGAACCAAGAGGACTACGCCCCCGAAGAAGCGTACGAAGCCGATGGCGGCGCCAGCGAGGACGCCGAGGCCACCCGGCGTGACGCCGACGATGCGGAGAGCAGCCGGGCGAGCCGGGGCTGGTGGGACCGCAACGCCGACGAGTACCAGAACGAGCACGGAGCGTTCCTCGGCGACGACCGCTTCGTCTGGGGGCCGGAGGGCCTGGACGAGGAGCAGGCCGCGCTGCTCGGCCCGGCGGAGTCCCTCAAGGGCAAGGCCGTCCTGGAGATCGGCGCCGGCGCCGCCCAGTGCTCGCGCTGGCTGGCCGCCCGGGGCGCCCGCCCGGTGGCCCTGGACCTCTCCCACCGCCAGCTCCAGCACGCCCTGCGCATCGGCGATGACGTCCCCCTCGTGGAGGCGGACGCCGGCCGGCTGCCCTTCCGCGACGGCTCCTTCGACCTCGCGTGCTCCGCCTACGGGGCCGTCCCCTTCGTCGCCGACCCCGTCAACGTCATGCGCGAGGTGCACCGCGTCCTGCGCCCCGGCGGCCGCTGGGTCTTCTCCGTCACCCACCCGATCCGCTGGGCCTTCCCCGACGAGCCCGGCCCGGAGGGGCTCACCGTCGCCGCCTCCTACTTCGACCGGACCCCGTACGTGGAGCAGGACGAGCAGGGCCGCGCCGTCTACGTGGAGCACCACCGCACGATCGGCGACCGGGTCCGCGACGTGGTGGCGGGCGGGTTCCGCCTGCTGGACCTGGTGGAGCCGCAGTGGCCCGCCTGGAACACGCAGGAGTGGGGCGGCTGGTCCCCGCTGCGCGGCAACCTGATCCCCGGCACCGCGATCTTCGTCTGCGAGCGAAGCGAGATGGGGGCACCCCCGGCCGAAGGCCGGAGGAGCAACTGA